The following are from one region of the Phyllostomus discolor isolate MPI-MPIP mPhyDis1 chromosome 9, mPhyDis1.pri.v3, whole genome shotgun sequence genome:
- the SMIM26 gene encoding small integral membrane protein 26, whose translation MRADQASSWYRRMSVVYALGAWSTLGSLIFFSRKKSKPLGGELEQKDEITEPPRGFYVETIVTYKEDFVPVTEKILNYWKSWTGGPGPES comes from the exons ATGCGTGCCGACCAGGCTTCTTCTTGGTACAGGCGAATGTCTGTTGTCTACGCATTGGGTGCCTGGTCCACGTTGGGCTCCTTGATTTTCTTCAGTCGGAAAAAGAGCAAGCCATTAG gtggtgAATTAGAGCAAAAGGATGAAATAACTGAACCCCCAAGAGGGTTTTATGTGGAAACGATTGTCACATATAAAGAAGATTTTGTTCCAGTTACTGAGAAGATCCTCAACTATTGGAAGTCATGGACTGGTGGCCCTGGACCAGAATCATGA